TGGCCGAACACTGGGATGAAAAAAGAGTTCTCTCGCGGGGGATGGGGCTTGGGATGGCATTGTCTCTGATTTTGTTTCATAatggtatacagtaagcgctcactatgtgccgagcactaagcactggggtaggcacgtgATGGCCGGAGCGGAGTTCCTGTCccttgaggcttacagtctaagtaggagggagaacaggaattgaatccccatttttcagttaaggaggcggaggggcaggggagtgaagtgacttgtccaaggtcgcagagcaagcaagtggcagagctggattagaacccgggtcttctgatttccgggcccctgctcttttcactccgTCACGTGGTTTCCCTTCCCTTGTTTCTTCATCTCATTTCATTCTCGGTCTCAGGTGGTCTCCGGAGAATACTTAGCTCCACACTCTACTCCAGTTAGGCGGGAGTGAGCCAGAGAACTGAGTAGGCCCCGTTCACAGAAAGAATCTTCacttttcatttttctgtacATTTGTGTCATGTCATTGTCCCTCACCCCGACCCCACTGTGAAGCACGCTGTGAGCTTCTCACCACCATGGGTGATCATTACCTTTGGGTCCATTATTCCCAGAATCCTCCCCCGATCCCGGAAACTTCCATCCGCTCTGGAGGAACGGCGAAAGCCAGTCCGGTTGGCATCAGCCTCGGTCAGTGCGGACCTGCCCGCGGTGACGAGGAGACTGAGCCGTGCCCCTGACCCGTTCGGTCCGTGGGGATCTCTGCTGGGTCACGGGGCTGGAGGCCATTTTCTTCCGGATCACCGAGAGGGGTTGCCATCCTGCCCGTTGACTAGTTCCCTCTCGGCGTGGATCAAGCCAAAGAGGCGGATGGGATCGTCGTGGATGCTCTCCTCGGCGATGCCCGCCTGGAAGGACTCGTTCTGGTGGTAGGCGGTAAGGGGGGTCTTGGGGCCGTTCGGGGACAGTTGCTCGTCTTCGTCCAGGTCGGCTGCCTGGACCTTCGGTTTCCTGGGCTTCCTGGGCTTCCTGGGCTTCCCCTTGAAGCTGTGATCTAGAGAGGCGTAGCACATCTGGATGTCAGTCTGTGCCTAGGGAGAAGGGCGGATATTCACTTGTTAATATTTGTCTTGGCTCTAACCTCCAGGgccccatctcttctctccctctctctctttctccatctccccatttcccttctctccctcttattctttctctctcccattccctcttctaccccctctcactctttctatctctctttcagtctctcctctctcactctatcttcctttctctttatctttccccctttttcttcctctcttcccctttccctttctctccttctctctccctcattccctttctctccccctctctacctttccctctttctctcctctctcctctctctttcactctctttctctctcctccccttctcctctcccctctcctctatctctccctctcattctttctctctctctactcctctcttctctcactctctttcactccctctctctccctctctccctctttatctctcttctctatcgtcctctcccctctctgtctaaTTCTTTCTATCTCTagtctctctcttccaccctccctctttctcttcttctctccctctccaactctcattgttttttctccctctcctcccgctctatgtctccctccctatctcactctgactccctctctctctctctttctctcactctctgtctcagACCAGCAAGAAACATCTCTCCTGTTTATTTAGGCTTACTTCTTCAGACTAGGGAGACGGGGAATaatgtaagcacttcataaacaccAGAATCATTCTTAGGGAAACTTTGTTGTTTATCCAAGGTTTCTTGGGCTCAGAAGACAGGATTAACGTGTTCTACCAACCAGTGCCAGTGAGTGCTAATCTCTGTTTCTAGGAGAAGCCGCAGAGCTATGTCCATCCGGGTAAATCCTGCTGCAACATGGGGAAATCTGGGATTCAGaccactttcctccctttttaTCCCGGGGGGCTTTGCCCAGAAAGTCCTTGGTCTGGGAGCCGAGTCTCTGGCCGGTGGGCTCAGGGcagaagagaatcaatcaatcaatcaatcaatcaatcatatttattgagcattcattgtgtgcagagcactgtactaagcgcatgggagagaaaagcagcatggcttagtggaaagaacgcgggcttgggagtcagaggacgtgggttctaatccctactccgccacttgtctcctgtgagacctcgggcaagccacttaacttctctgtgcctcagttacctcatctgcaaaatggggattaagactgtgagccccacgcgggacaaccgggttacctcgtatccatcccagcgcttacttagaacagtgcttggcacatagtaagcgcttaacaaataccataatcgttattattcttcCAACACTATTAttccaacattccctgcccacaacaagtttacagtctagagggggcgaacgacattaatgtaaatgaataattcCTGGATATGGGCATGTgcgctgcggggctgaggatggggtgaataacaaatgtccaaagggtaAGAAAGTCGCCCTCTTGTCCTGTTGCACCTTCTTCCAACTTCTCCCGGCCCCTGGACAATTAGTTGCCCCTGGGCCCTGCTGGGAGGtggggtaggtgggagatggaggaggtcaAAAACCCAAGGAACCCTTGCGGAGAGGCCCGAAAGTATAGGTTGGCCTAGGGTGGGGTGAAGggggacctgatttgcttgtatccaccccccccagagcttagtacagtgcccggcacatagtaagcgcctaacaaataccacaattattattattattgctatttttgggtctgtctcccctgctagactcgaAGCTCCCTGGAGACGTGGATCACGTGTACTACCTCTAAGATAATCCCggttgctgagcactgtgctaagcacttggaatcggGCAATGGCGACTGTACAGttcctctagattggaagttcactgtgggcggggaacgtgtccgccaagtttgttatactgcactctcccgagcgcttagttcagtgctctatacacagtaagcgctttataaatatcaccggagatgatgatggtgatgctctcgagtgtacagtacagtgctctacacagagtaagtgttgaataaa
This region of Ornithorhynchus anatinus isolate Pmale09 chromosome 17, mOrnAna1.pri.v4, whole genome shotgun sequence genomic DNA includes:
- the LOC100680940 gene encoding T-cell receptor-associated transmembrane adapter 1 isoform X2 codes for the protein MLEKVIDGYVDEDEDEDVDDYVPREEESYTEDPPIYGNLTQVSAEPVTESCYEQMRARPPRSGNQEQEPPVKAQTDIQMCYASLDHSFKGKPRKPRKPRKPKVQAADLDEDEQLSPNGPKTPLTAYHQNESFQAGIAEESIHDDPIRLFGLIHAERELVNGQDGNPSR